Proteins encoded together in one Bacteroidota bacterium window:
- a CDS encoding ABC transporter ATP-binding protein, translated as MSDTVIIVDKVSKKYIIAHQNVNRNPTIKDAFAGTARSLMRRFRTPLDTSPLNTTKEEFWALSDISFQIGRGDRVGIIGRNGAGKSTLLKILSRITEPTKGRIVLKGRVASLLEVGTGFHPELTGRENIFLNGAVLGMSRSETRRKFDEIVDFAEVEKFLDTPVKRYSSGMYVRLAFAVAAHLEPEILIVDEVLAVGDIAFQKKCLGKMEHVASEGRTVLFVSHNMPSVLSLTRKCILLEKGHVVAMGETEGVVGQYLKQFESLLSNSGLAKFTDADRDMGLQGPKGKLTWARLLNENGEQSGTFSEGEPVMLEMGFRILEEVQEVQLGCTVRSKNGQVNLFTTPSPEYTQTLPPSDYSVRVQLSPNHLREGEYILTLKLFADGQRQDHVPDTLGLVIQHDASVVQNRSYFQLWVKGNMKYDYRWGEIQADSKQQQKGA; from the coding sequence GTGTCTGATACAGTCATTATAGTCGATAAGGTAAGTAAGAAATACATTATTGCGCACCAGAACGTGAATCGGAATCCTACTATCAAGGATGCCTTTGCGGGCACAGCGCGTTCACTCATGCGCCGGTTCCGGACACCGCTTGACACATCTCCACTTAACACCACAAAGGAGGAGTTCTGGGCTCTGTCGGATATTTCGTTTCAGATCGGGCGGGGTGACCGGGTCGGCATTATCGGCAGAAACGGGGCGGGAAAATCAACACTCCTGAAAATTCTCAGCCGCATCACGGAGCCGACAAAAGGACGCATCGTCCTGAAAGGCCGGGTGGCAAGTCTGCTTGAAGTCGGAACAGGTTTTCACCCGGAACTGACGGGAAGGGAAAATATTTTTCTGAACGGCGCAGTTCTCGGCATGAGCAGATCGGAGACGCGCAGGAAGTTTGACGAGATTGTTGACTTTGCTGAGGTCGAGAAGTTCCTCGACACACCTGTGAAGCGGTACTCCTCCGGTATGTATGTACGGCTCGCCTTTGCCGTCGCCGCCCATCTTGAGCCGGAGATTCTCATAGTAGATGAAGTGCTGGCCGTAGGCGATATTGCATTCCAAAAAAAGTGTCTCGGAAAAATGGAACATGTTGCCAGCGAAGGCCGGACAGTACTGTTCGTCAGCCACAACATGCCGTCGGTGTTGAGCCTGACCCGAAAGTGCATTCTGCTGGAAAAAGGACATGTCGTGGCAATGGGCGAAACGGAGGGCGTTGTGGGGCAGTACCTCAAACAATTCGAGAGTTTGCTTTCGAACTCCGGCTTGGCCAAATTCACGGACGCAGACAGGGATATGGGCTTGCAAGGCCCGAAAGGAAAGCTGACGTGGGCACGTCTCCTGAATGAAAACGGAGAGCAGTCAGGCACCTTTTCCGAGGGTGAGCCGGTGATGCTCGAAATGGGATTCCGGATTCTCGAAGAGGTTCAGGAAGTTCAATTGGGCTGCACAGTCAGATCCAAGAATGGCCAGGTCAATCTGTTTACAACACCATCGCCGGAGTATACACAGACTCTACCCCCCAGTGACTACTCCGTGCGTGTTCAGCTTTCGCCGAACCATCTCCGTGAGGGAGAATACATTCTGACGCTGAAACTCTTTGCCGACGGCCAGCGGCAGGATCATGTGCCGGATACGCTCGGTCTCGTCATTCAGCACGACGCCTCCGTGGTTCAAAACCGTTCGTACTTTCAACTATGGGTGAAGGGAAACATGAAATACGACTATCGCTGGGGGGAGATTCAGGCGGACTCGAAGCAGCAACAGAAAGGGGCTTAA